The following coding sequences lie in one Mycteria americana isolate JAX WOST 10 ecotype Jacksonville Zoo and Gardens chromosome 15, USCA_MyAme_1.0, whole genome shotgun sequence genomic window:
- the ALKBH4 gene encoding alpha-ketoglutarate-dependent dioxygenase alkB homolog 4: protein MTSRVRGGPGGPSDRGSPRAVPGPRGTGCWAQAAAPPAGREGGAGFAPRRPGAALGRGLTPPPRGAGCPEPGGRGEGRRRPRPEAPPRGVRWAAGLQLPADPAARPGPAPLLGAAGAAGRASPCSPPPPHPRSPDRPARAEPCAPPPPPPRPRPPSPRLPPAPLTWKRAGPRRRERGGGRGDGEEGGGAAASAQPAGMEAAGGGDGPGCGCKGIRSCLLCEGPAQAAPPPQGEDNFTYCPATGLAKGNEHSEFAGWAFPFPGVFLTEEFISEDEESEIVELMDRDDWKPSQSGRKKQDYGPKVNFKKQRLKAGSFTGLPSFSKKIVAQMKACSVLGGFLPVEQCNLDYMPERGSAIDPHFDDWWLWGERLVSLNLLSKTVLSMSCDSEDSIQLFPTFSKENGQLSPPGSFTQTSACKNSGKEGINCILSPRLVPSKEVTVAIHLPQRSLVVLYGDARYKWKHAIYRKHIEHRRICVTFRELSAEFSAGGRHEELGKELLEIALSFQGRPV, encoded by the exons ATGACCTCTCGGGTGCgaggcggccccggcggcccctcAGACCGCGGCAGCCCCAGGGCCGTGCCCGGGCCGCGGGGCACCGGCTGTTGGGCGCAGGCCGCGGCACCGCccgcgggcagggagggcggcgCTGGCTTCGCGCCGAGGCGGCCAGGTGCGGCTCTGGGCCGCGGCCTCACGCCGCCCCCGCGCGGCGCCGGCTGCCCCGAGCCCGGAGGCCGCGGTGAGGGCCGGCGCCGGCCGCGGCCTGAGGCGCCCCCACGGGGTGTGCGCTGGGCGgcgggactacaactcccagcagaccccgcggcgcggccgggccccgcaCCGCTGCTCGGcgccgcgggggctgctgggagagCAAGtccgtgttcccccccccccccccacccccgctcaCCCGACCGACCGGCCCGCGCCGAGCCGtgtgccccgccgccgccgccgcctcggcctcggcccccctccccgcgcctccCCCCCGCTCCGCTCACCTGGaagcgggccgggccgcggcggcgggagaggggaggaggaagaggagacggggaggaaggagggggggcCGCAGCCTCAGCGCAGCCGGCGGGGatggaggcggcgggcggcggcgatgggccgggctgcggctgcaAGGGGATCCGCTCCTGCTTGCTCTGCGAGGGGCCCGCGCAGGCCGCTCCGCCCCCGCAG GGAGAAGATAATTTCACTTACTGTCCAGCAACAGGCCTAGCTAAAGGAAATGAGCACTCGGAATTTGCTGGCTGGGCATTTCCATTTCCAGGGGTGTTTCTGACAGAGGAGTTCATTAGCGAGGATGAAGAATCGGAGATAGTTGAACTGATGGATCGAGACGACTGGAAACCATCACAGTCTGGCCGAAAGAAACAG GACTATGGACCCAAAGTGAACTTCAAGAAACAAAGGCTGAAAGCTGGCAGCTTTACTGGTTTGCCAAGTTTTAGTAAAAAGATTGTGGCACAAATGAAGGCCTGCTCTGTACTAGGCGGTTTCTTACCTGTTGAACAATGTAATCTGGACTACATGCCAGAAAGAGGTTCTGCCATCGACCCACATTTTGATGACTGGTGGCTTTGGGGAGAGCGTCTGGTTAGCTTAAACTTGCTCTCAAAAACCGTGCTATCCATGTCTTGTGATTCAGAGGACAGTATCCAATTATTTCccactttcagtaaagaaaatggGCAATTAAGTCCCCCTGGATCTTTTACACAGACGTCAGCGTGCAAAAATTCGGGCAAAGAGGGAATCAACTGCATTTTATCCCCAAGGCTTGTTCCAAGTAAAGAGGTGACTGTTGCCATTCACTTACCCCAAAGGTCTCTGGTGGTGCTGTACGGTGACGCACGGTACAAGTGGAAACACGCCATTTACCGCAAGCATATAGAGCATCGCCGAATCTGTGTCACGTTCAGGGAGCTGTCTGCAGAGTTCAGTGCCGGAGGAAGGCATGAAGAACTGGGTAAAGAACTGCTAGAAATAGCTCTTTCATTTCAAGGAAGACCAGTGTGA